In Artemia franciscana chromosome 4, ASM3288406v1, whole genome shotgun sequence, a single window of DNA contains:
- the LOC136026591 gene encoding uncharacterized protein LOC136026591, whose protein sequence is MDNEKRRWQLQIEEEKIKLKSSDKHEDETPKMTDEGMELKNKGDSDSDTMVTSYGIDEIDSDNHSGVKTVGDVFACEIITKLSKTIDNTADGMITHADSYIKMKESDKENTSVRLFCDKHSAATTKVKVTSRKIVSPPSYKMGLTPSNPIWEAFRDKEWYNNEVSEVLKDIQCNTDDYNWIMKHVSLIGIESNN, encoded by the exons ATGGATAATGAAAAACGAAGATGGCAGTTGCAGATtgaagaggaaaaaataaaattaaagagttCAGACAAGCATGAAGATGAGACTCCAAAGATGACAGATGAAGGAATGGAGTTGAAAAATAAG ggtgATTCTGATTCAGATACAATGGTTACAAGCTACGGTATCGACGAAATTGATTCTGACAACCATTCTGGTGTAAAAACTGTTGGTGATGTGTTTGCTTGTGAGATTATTACAAAACTTAGTAAAACAATTGATAACACAGCTGATGGCATGATCACTCATGCTGATAgttatattaaaatgaaagagTCGGATAAGGAGAATACGTCAGTGCGGCTATTTTGTGACAAACACAGTGCAGCAACTACCAAAGTGAAAGTCACAAGTAGAAAGATTGTTTCTCCTCCCTCCTATAAAATGGGGTTGACTCCCTCAAATCCCATCTGGGAAGCTTTTAGGGACAAAGAATGGTATAATAATGAAGTAAGTGAGGTTCTCAAAGATATTCAGTGTAACACCGACGATTACAATTGGATAATGAAGCATGTTAGTCTCATTGGGATAGAAAGTAACAACTGA